The following coding sequences lie in one Glycine soja cultivar W05 chromosome 16, ASM419377v2, whole genome shotgun sequence genomic window:
- the LOC114388972 gene encoding MLO-like protein 10, with product MSVSKYRKLCLCLVSWLCCCCVAVASSESSIGSKDLDQTPTWAVACVCTVFILISITLEKSLHKVGTWLREKHKKALLEALEKVKAELMVLGFLSLLLTFGQSYIVRICIPADVADKLLPCPYVGTHKGSSGEEEHRRKLLSYERRYLSDDATPYQCKERHQPLLSGNGLHQLHILIFFLAVLHVFYSAVTMLLGRLKIRGWKAWEAETSSHGYEFANDPSRFRLTHETSFVRAHASFWTRYSIFFYIGCFFRQFYRSVGKADYLALRNGFITVHLAPGSKFNFQKYIKRSLEDDFKVVVGVSPVLWASFVVFLLLNVNGWHAMFWASLIPVVIILAVGTKLQATLANMAIEITERHAVVQGIPLVQGSDRYFWFGRPQLVLHLIHFALFQNAFQITYFLWIWYSFGLRNCFHADYKLAIVKVALGLGVLCLCSYITLPLYALVTQMGSRMKKSIFDEQTSKALKKWHMAVKKKQGVKLGNSRVRALDGSSTASTIHSSGPTLHRYKTTGHSTHFTPNYDDQDDYHSDTELSPISPTANLIVRVDHDEEEAKENEHPTANNQEVPLRLTSLERSMK from the exons ATGTCTGTCTCAAAGTACAGAAAACTATGTCTTTGTCTGGTTTCATGGTTGTGCTGTTGCTGTGTGGCTGTGGCATCAAGTGAGAGTAGTATCGGTTCCAAAGACCTTGATCAGACACCAACATGGGCTGTGGCTTGTGTTTGCACTGTTTTCATCTTGATTTCCATAACTCTGGAGAAAAGCCTTCACAAAGTGGGAACG TGGCTAAGGGAAAAACACAAGAAGGCTTTGCTTGAGGCTTTGGAAAAGGTCAAAGCTG AGTTGATGGTTCTTGGTTTCCTTTCACTGCTTCTGACTTTCGGGCAGAGTTACATTGTTAGAATATGCATTCCTGCCGATGTGGCAGACAAATTGTTGCCATGTCCGTATGTTGGTACCCACAAAGGATCAAGTGGTGAAGAGGAACACCGTAGGAAACTTCTTTCTTATGAACGCAGATATTTGTCAGATGATGCTACCCCTTACCAATGCAAGGAG AGACATCAGCCACTTTTATCTGGAAATGGATTGCACCAGTTACACATCCTCATATTCTTCTTAGCAGTCCTTCATGTGTTTTACAGTGCTGTCACAATGCTTCTTGGGAGACTAAAG ATTCGAGGATGGAAAGCATGGGAGGCGGAGACTTCATCTCATGGGTATGAGTTTGCCAATG ATCCTTCAAGATTCCGGCTTACACATGAAACATCATTTGTGAGAGCTCATGCTTCTTTTTGGACAAGATATTCAATCTTCTTCTATATA GGATGCTTCTTTAGACAATTTTATAGGTCTGTGGGCAAGGCTGACTACTTGGCTTTGCGCAATGGATTTATCACG GTCCACCTGGCTCCTGGAAGTAAATTTAACTTCCAAAAGTATATCAAAAGATCCTTGGAGGATGACTTCAAGGTAGTTGTTGGAGTCAG TCCTGTCCTCTGGGCATCATTTGTTGTTTTTCTGCTACTAAATGTTAATG GATGGCATGCTATGTTTTGGGCATCCTTAATTCCTGTTGTG ATAATTTTGGCTGTTGGAACAAAACTTCAAGCCACACTGGCAAACATGGCTATTGAAATCACAGAACGACACGCAGTTGTCCAAGGGATTCCTCTTGTTCAAGGCTCAGACAGATATTTTTGGTTTGGTCGGCCTCAGTTAGTTCTTCACCTTATCCATTTTGCTTTGTTCCAG aATGCGTTCCAAATAACATATTTCTTGTGGATATGG TATTCTTTTGGGCTGAGAAATTGTTTCCATGCTGACTACAAGCTTGCAATAGTGAAAGTAGCTTTAGG GCTTGGGGTGCTATGCCTCTGCAGCTACATCACCCTTCCATTATATGCTCTTGTTACTCAG ATGGGCTCGAGAatgaaaaaatcaatatttgatGAACAAACGTCGAAGGCGTTGAAGAAATGGCACATGGCTGTGAAAAAGAAGCAAGGAGTGAAACTTGGAAATTCCAGGGTGCGAGCCCTGGATGGAAGCTCCACTGCTTCAACAATACACTCTTCTGGTCCCACACTACACCGATACAAAACTACCGGTCACTCAACTCACTTCACACCAAACTATGATGACCAAGATGATTACCATTCTGACACTGAGTTGTCTCCCATTTCACCAACAGCAAACTTGATAGTAAGAGTGGACCATGATGAGgaagaagcaaaagaaaatgaacACCCAACAGCCAACAATCAAGAGGTGCCTTTACGTTTGACAAGCCTGGAAAGAAGCATGAAATAG